From Drosophila yakuba strain Tai18E2 chromosome 2L, Prin_Dyak_Tai18E2_2.1, whole genome shotgun sequence, one genomic window encodes:
- the LOC6526584 gene encoding probable cytochrome P450 309a1 encodes MFTLVGLGLTFVHVAFAVVYFYLTWYHKYWDKRGVVTAEPLTILGSYPGILVNKSRSLILDVQDVYNKYKDKYRAVGTFITRQPQLLVLDPALAHEILVDKFSHFRDTITSSFVGHNPDDKYVAGSPFFSAGEKWKRLRSENVGGLTPSRLKLAYTIWEQSGRKLVEYIERARREQGDVIETRDLAYRFTAHTMADFIWGIDAGTLSGKVGEIGAFQKNSTDWAGHAFGSMIRFNKTMVATFVRKLFAMRFFPKATDEFYLRLTQDALNLRLGGSGEGRTDFLSHLIQLQQRGNNIHDSVGHALTVHLDGYETSGAVLYHMLYSLSEHREEQDKLRSEILDALASEGHISYDQINNLPYLDQCFNESLRLTTPIGFFMRICTKPIQIDVGADKTVDLEPGVTVMVPAYQYHHDDDIYPEASEFRPDRFENGAASVLTKRGCFLPFGDGPRICLGMRVGQLSVKTAIVHILSNYQVEQTKKVPLGADTGMGIFLNGAVELKYTKLQK; translated from the exons ATGTTTACATTAGTGGGTTTGGGCTTAACCTTCGTTCATGTGGCTTTTGCGGTGGTCTACTTCTATCTGACCTGGTACCACAAGTACTGGGATAAGCGGGGAGTGGTCACCGCCGAGCCACTGACCATTTTGGGCAGCTATCCGGGCATACTGGTCAACAAGAGCCGCAGTCTCATTCTCGATGTTCAGGATGTCTACAA TAAATACAAGGATAAGTACAGAGCAGTTGGCACCTTCATCACGCGGCAGCCGCAGCTCCTTGTTTTGGATCCCGCGCTGGCCCATGAGATTTTGGTGGACAAGTTCAGTCACTTTCGGGacaccatcaccagcagcTTCGTGGGCCACAATCCGGATGACAAGTACGTGGCGGGTTCGCCCTTTTTTAGTGCTGGCGAGAAATGGAAGCGACTGCGCTCCGAAAATGTGGGCGGATTGACGCCCAGTCGACTGAAGCTGGCCTACACCATTTGGGAGCAAAGTGGCCGGAAGCTGGTCGAGTATATTGAGAGGGCGCGGCGGGAGCAGGGCGATGTCATCGAAACCAGAGAT CTAGCCTATCGATTTACGGCCCATACGATGGCGGATTTCATTTGGGGCATCGATGCAGGCACCCTCAGTGGCAAAGTCGGCGAGATCGGAGCCTTCCAGAAGAACTCCACGGATTGGGCTGGCCATGCCTTCGGCTCGATGATCCGCTTCAACAAGACTATGGTGGCCACCTTCGTGCGAAAGCTGTTCGCCATGCGCTTCTTTCCCAAGGCAACGGATGAGTTCTACCTGCGACTCACCCAGGATGCACTGAATCTGCGGCTAGGTGGCAGTGGCGAGGGTCGCACCGACTTCCTATCCCATCTCattcagctgcagcagcgggGCAACAACATCCACGACTCGGTGGGTCATGCCCTCACCGTTCACCTGGATGGATACGAAACCTCGGGAGCTGTGCTCTATCACATGCTCTATTCG TTGAGCGAACACCGCGAAGAGCAGGACAAGCTGCGCTCGGAAATACTAGATGCCTTGGCCTCCGAGGGCCATATCAGCTACGATCAGATCAACAACCTGCCCTATCTGGACCAGTGCTTCAATG aATCGCTTAGACTGACCACGCCCATTGGTTTCTTTATGCGTATCTGCACCAAGCCCATTCAGATTGATGTGGGAGCTGATAAAACCGTAGACTTGGAACCCGGAGTAACCGTAATGGTTCCAGCCTATCAGTACCATCATGACGATGACATCTATCCGGAGGCTAGTGAATTCCGGCCGGATCGGTTCGAGAACGGAGCGGCGAGTGTCCTTACCAAACGAGGATGCTTCCTGCCCTTCGGCGATGGTCCTCGTATTTGTTTAG GTATGCGTGTGGGTCAGCTGAGTGTCAAGACGGCCATTGTGCACATCCTTTCCAATTACCAGGTGGAGCAGACGAAGAAGGTGCCCCTGGGTGCGGACACTGGAATGGGTATCTTCCTCAATGGCGCTGTCGAACTCAAGTATACCAAGCTGCAGAAATAA